The proteins below are encoded in one region of Paenibacillus sp. YYML68:
- a CDS encoding DUF4340 domain-containing protein, with product MKRLLPTLILVLVCIGGFWYASSQDFFKEKPEQLPALVQVQSGDVERFTIQNGEAVTTLERQDGKWAMAMPSPLPLTSYGADAWVSSFVGLKKDKVVTADATDVSSFGLTEPKVKLTMQAAGGVEQVLEIGDKVPVGAAYYARLGGAGDVFQLSEGDYMSLVKQPLDFMDKNAVLVEYDKVRGLSVSWKDASWTLTKTEPDKSAFESKWTLGERELAGNEALGFLDRAASLLTDQLPRRAAEVQGLGQPELRLELKNAAEDSGESTVTYTGKVEGDLVWIVRAGSDWALAVPMASVQELADHAKEK from the coding sequence ATGAAGCGGCTCCTTCCAACGCTTATTCTAGTGCTGGTGTGTATCGGTGGCTTCTGGTATGCGTCGAGCCAGGACTTCTTCAAGGAGAAGCCGGAGCAGCTGCCTGCGCTCGTACAGGTACAGAGCGGCGACGTGGAGCGCTTCACGATCCAGAACGGGGAAGCGGTCACGACGCTGGAGCGTCAGGACGGCAAGTGGGCGATGGCGATGCCATCGCCTCTGCCGCTGACCTCTTATGGCGCGGATGCGTGGGTATCTAGCTTCGTAGGATTGAAGAAGGATAAGGTCGTGACAGCGGACGCTACGGACGTCAGCTCGTTCGGTCTGACTGAGCCGAAGGTGAAGCTGACCATGCAGGCTGCGGGCGGCGTAGAGCAAGTGCTGGAGATCGGCGATAAGGTGCCGGTCGGTGCGGCGTATTATGCGAGACTGGGCGGAGCGGGAGACGTGTTCCAGCTGAGCGAGGGCGATTATATGTCGCTGGTGAAGCAGCCGCTCGACTTCATGGATAAGAACGCGGTGCTGGTCGAGTACGATAAGGTACGCGGGCTGTCCGTAAGCTGGAAGGATGCGAGCTGGACGCTGACGAAGACAGAGCCGGACAAGTCAGCGTTCGAGTCGAAATGGACGCTGGGCGAGCGCGAGCTTGCGGGTAACGAGGCGCTCGGCTTCCTCGACCGGGCAGCATCGCTCTTGACCGACCAGCTGCCGAGGCGTGCGGCGGAGGTGCAAGGTCTCGGGCAGCCTGAGCTGCGCCTCGAGCTGAAGAACGCGGCCGAGGACAGCGGCGAGTCGACCGTGACCTATACCGGCAAGGTCGAGGGTGACCTTGTCTGGATCGTGCGCGCAGGCAGCGACTGGGCGCTGGCCGTACCGATGGCGAGCGTACAGGAGCTGGCCGATCACGCGAAGGAGAAGTGA
- a CDS encoding ABC transporter ATP-binding protein: MLEVKQVSKLYENQRGVHDVDFTMERGEIVGFLGPNGAGKTTTMRMITGYLNPTRGTIRVDGLSMADQPKKARQKIGYLPETPPLYPELSVQAYLKFIADLRDIPVRNQKTRIGEVIERLGLTGRERQIIRGLSKGYKQRLGLAQAILHEPDLLVLDEPTSGLDPKQIIEIRQLIRELGEKHTVLLSTHILPEINSLCNRVLIINQGTIVVDGQPERLAQSLNDRFELSLEVKGPRETVLAELAAIPGVTEVREASPTSEMSTDGLVQAVVASQTGNDIREAVFYRMAEQRLPIVGMKRESLSLEDIFLKLTTDEKLESGESGESAQSGAATSDGSASTDSEEVKGHA; encoded by the coding sequence GTGCTGGAGGTCAAACAGGTCAGTAAGTTATACGAAAATCAGAGGGGCGTTCACGATGTCGACTTCACGATGGAGCGCGGCGAAATTGTCGGCTTCCTCGGGCCGAACGGTGCGGGCAAGACGACGACGATGCGGATGATCACCGGCTACCTGAACCCGACTCGCGGGACGATTCGCGTAGATGGGCTGTCGATGGCCGATCAGCCGAAGAAGGCGCGTCAGAAGATCGGCTACTTGCCGGAGACGCCGCCGCTGTATCCCGAGCTGTCGGTGCAGGCATACTTGAAGTTCATTGCCGATCTTCGAGACATCCCGGTGCGCAACCAGAAGACGCGCATCGGCGAGGTGATCGAGCGACTCGGTCTGACAGGGCGGGAGCGCCAGATCATTCGCGGCCTGTCCAAGGGCTACAAGCAGCGCCTCGGGCTGGCGCAGGCAATACTCCATGAGCCGGACCTGCTCGTATTGGATGAGCCGACGTCTGGACTTGACCCGAAGCAGATTATCGAGATTCGTCAGCTTATCCGCGAGCTCGGGGAGAAGCATACGGTGCTGCTCAGCACGCACATTTTGCCGGAAATCAATTCACTCTGTAATCGGGTGCTTATTATTAATCAAGGGACAATCGTCGTCGACGGTCAGCCAGAGCGTCTGGCGCAGTCGCTGAACGACCGATTCGAGCTGTCGCTCGAGGTGAAGGGGCCGCGGGAGACGGTGCTCGCCGAGCTGGCGGCCATCCCTGGGGTCACCGAGGTGCGCGAGGCCTCTCCAACATCGGAGATGTCGACGGATGGACTCGTGCAGGCGGTCGTCGCTTCGCAGACTGGAAACGACATTCGCGAGGCGGTGTTCTACCGGATGGCGGAGCAGCGGTTGCCGATCGTCGGCATGAAGCGAGAGTCGCTCAGCCTCGAGGACATCTTCCTGAAGCTGACGACCGACGAGAAGCTCGAGTCCGGGGAGAGCGGAGAGTCGGCGCAGAGCGGAGCTGCGACCTCGGATGGCAGCGCGTCCACAGACAGCGAGGAGGTGAAGGGCCATGCGTAG
- a CDS encoding IS630 family transposase (programmed frameshift) — protein sequence MQMEQQHSLEEVTRAMKQEKERRIYERYQAVYLHFKGKSVKDISETLNRSKETVNHYIQAYNTGGLKALQMKYSTGAPTRLTKEQQEQLKQTIVQSVPHDVGFSARYNWTLEIIASYIEREFGHRYSLRGVSKMMHRQGLSYTKPTYTLEAANPEKQRQFTETTFPDLKKLMNDEIAHLLFEDESMIRDYQAIQKTWFLRGKQRIIQTTGKHRGVKLLATVDYGTGQIVWQEDEQYTAETFLKFLQKVMLAYPTGKVVIVLDNARIHHAKLLQPFLNELEGRLELVFLPPYSPQLNIVEGLWKWLKSSVINNVFYHSVAEIRKNVGLFMSEILKDTCSIIDRLCVKF from the exons ATACAGATGGAACAGCAGCATTCGTTAGAGGAAGTCACAAGGGCTATGAAGCAAGAGAAAGAACGTCGTATATATGAACGCTATCAAGCGGTGTACCTACATTTCAAGGGTAAGTCTGTCAAGGACATCTCTGAGACTCTGAATCGCAGTAAGGAAACTGTCAACCACTATATTCAGGCCTATAACACGGGTGGTCTCAAGGCGCTGCAAATGAAGTATTCGACTGGAGCTCCTACTCGATTGACGAAAGAGCAACAAGAACAATTAAAGCAAACCATCGTTCAATCTGTTCCCCATGATGTAGGCTTCTCAGCTCGATATAACTGGACACTCGAGATCATTGCTTCGTATATTGAACGGGAATTCGGTCATCGTTACTCCCTAAGAGGTGTGTCCAAGATGATGCACCGTCAAGGACTAAGCTATACGAAGCCAACGTACACTCTGGAGGCTGCCAACCCTGAGAAGCAACGACAGTTTACAGAGACAACATTTCCTGATTTAAAAAAA TTGATGAATGACGAAATCGCGCATCTGCTTTTTGAAGATGAATCGATGATAAGAGACTATCAGGCAATCCAGAAAACCTGGTTTCTTCGCGGTAAGCAGCGCATCATCCAGACGACGGGGAAACATCGCGGCGTGAAGCTGCTCGCCACGGTCGACTATGGGACCGGACAGATCGTATGGCAGGAAGATGAGCAATATACGGCTGAGACTTTTTTAAAGTTTCTTCAAAAAGTGATGCTCGCGTACCCGACTGGTAAAGTTGTCATTGTACTGGATAACGCCCGAATCCATCATGCGAAGCTGCTCCAACCGTTTCTGAATGAACTGGAAGGGAGACTTGAATTGGTATTTTTACCACCTTACAGTCCGCAATTAAACATTGTTGAAGGACTCTGGAAATGGCTTAAGTCTAGCGTAATCAACAATGTGTTTTATCACAGCGTTGCTGAAATACGAAAAAACGTTGGATTGTTCATGAGCGAGATTTTGAAAGACACTTGCTCGATCATTGACAGGCTATGTGTCAAGTTCTGA
- a CDS encoding ABC transporter permease subunit: MRRMMAMTRKELQMYFYSPIAYAAFAFFFVIAGYFFSANFLYPPYVVDVRPIFGNMTFVLLLVIPMLTMRLVSDELRQGTDELLLTSPMSLTEMVVGKYISALAVLGMLVGGSLLYPLILSAYGPLDQPVLWLSYLAMLLIGAAMMAVGLFASTLSSHQMVSGIAAFALLLVCWTIEWIGDTVGGKLKDYLGMFSIVGRAGDLQKGVLDFADVLFYITFIAVFLVLSVQVLERKRWK, translated from the coding sequence ATGCGTAGAATGATGGCTATGACGCGCAAGGAGCTGCAGATGTACTTCTACTCTCCGATTGCGTATGCGGCGTTCGCCTTCTTCTTCGTCATCGCGGGGTACTTCTTCAGCGCGAACTTCCTGTACCCGCCTTATGTGGTCGATGTGCGGCCGATCTTCGGCAACATGACGTTCGTGCTGCTGCTCGTTATTCCGATGCTGACGATGCGGCTCGTATCCGATGAGCTGCGGCAGGGCACGGACGAGCTGCTGCTGACGTCGCCGATGAGCTTGACTGAGATGGTTGTTGGTAAATATATATCGGCGCTGGCGGTGCTTGGTATGCTCGTCGGGGGCAGCCTTCTGTACCCGCTCATTCTCAGTGCATACGGTCCGCTCGATCAGCCGGTGCTGTGGCTGTCGTATCTCGCCATGCTGCTCATCGGTGCAGCGATGATGGCGGTCGGCTTGTTCGCTTCGACGCTGTCGTCACATCAGATGGTGTCCGGCATCGCGGCGTTCGCGCTGCTGCTCGTCTGCTGGACGATTGAGTGGATCGGCGATACGGTAGGGGGTAAGCTGAAGGATTACCTCGGCATGTTCTCCATTGTCGGCCGGGCAGGCGACCTGCAGAAGGGTGTGCTTGACTTCGCTGACGTGCTGTTCTACATCACCTTCATCGCGGTGTTCCTCGTGCTGAGCGTGCAGGTGCTGGAGCGCAAGCGGTGGAAGTAA
- a CDS encoding nucleotide-binding protein — protein MTKPKLFIGSSREAIKLVNALHRLLGYYAEVTPWHAGVFEANNSAMDDLETCLRTSDFAVFVCSPDDVVFMRDKVYLAPRDNTLFEMGLFWGRLQRERVFYLVPEKTETHKYNKKVDQFHIPSDLQGLTVLRYESRSDGNLTAAVNVACDEIISRIEKLGAFEDPRHQLQQATELLEQRQALLHFFVELHKKSISGEEEPYTSLYEAFRNAYSAAALAGFKVTGAAIWKAEGASGIRQVAGNVGRGSFYAFDALGAHGAGDDQATRLFVVEAYLNRKTQVCLYGQHVATVYLLCYPIGKELVFTVYLSGTKPVTDDDLRRLENDNRELMSTIHYLYGGESDG, from the coding sequence AGCTCGTCAACGCGCTCCATCGGCTGCTCGGCTATTATGCGGAGGTCACCCCTTGGCACGCCGGCGTCTTCGAGGCCAATAACAGCGCGATGGACGATCTGGAGACATGCTTGCGCACCAGCGACTTCGCCGTGTTCGTCTGCTCGCCTGACGATGTGGTCTTCATGCGGGACAAGGTGTACCTGGCTCCGCGGGATAACACCCTATTCGAGATGGGGCTGTTCTGGGGCAGATTGCAGCGCGAGCGGGTCTTCTATCTCGTACCCGAGAAGACCGAGACGCATAAATATAATAAGAAGGTCGATCAATTCCACATTCCGTCCGATCTGCAAGGACTCACCGTCCTACGGTACGAGTCTCGCTCAGACGGCAACCTGACGGCAGCCGTGAACGTCGCCTGCGACGAGATCATCAGCCGCATCGAGAAGCTGGGCGCCTTCGAGGACCCTCGTCATCAGCTCCAACAGGCAACGGAGCTGCTGGAGCAGCGACAAGCGCTGCTCCACTTCTTCGTCGAGCTTCATAAAAAAAGCATCAGCGGCGAGGAAGAGCCATATACCAGTTTATATGAGGCGTTCCGCAATGCTTACAGCGCAGCAGCGCTGGCTGGCTTCAAGGTAACGGGCGCTGCCATCTGGAAGGCTGAAGGAGCAAGCGGAATCCGGCAAGTAGCAGGCAATGTCGGCCGGGGCAGCTTCTACGCCTTCGACGCCTTGGGCGCTCATGGAGCCGGAGACGATCAAGCGACGCGCCTGTTCGTCGTTGAAGCATACCTGAACCGAAAAACACAGGTGTGCTTGTACGGACAGCATGTTGCCACCGTCTATTTGCTATGCTACCCTATAGGTAAGGAGCTTGTCTTCACCGTCTATCTATCCGGAACGAAGCCCGTTACGGACGATGACCTGAGACGGCTCGAGAATGACAACAGGGAATTGATGAGCACGATCCATTACCTGTATGGAGGGGAGTCCGATGGGTAA
- a CDS encoding methyl-accepting chemotaxis protein has protein sequence MFKSIRAKTLLLFLPVVMIVLTAVVGASYLYASRIISQQSEVAMEEQLHRIASDVEGRMMVHQKLSEVMARILTDTHKKLDLQDYESMFKRGLEANPDAFGLGVFLEANAYQAKTKYFSTYSFRDKNGIQSTDEYNDPAFDYLNQAWYKIAVNQKVTQFTDIFYDEVSKVTMATAASPVYDTQSKFIGVTTVDMDLTTLQKMISDVKVGSSGWAFMIAKDGLYVAGPDQDRVMKVKLQEDANPELAEMARKMLADKKGTAKYISEAGVQHVAYQEIRGTGWIIATVLPNHEMMAPVYSLIRNLLWIGVAGVVLISITIWWYVHRLNLHIRKLHQLSERLACGDFTHHIQVTTRDEFGQMAEHFNRTTDNLRTMIMTVSEHTATVAATSDQLAASAEQTGEVAETIAVNAQEVSAGAETQMNASEESSRAMEELSVGIQRIAESSTIARSYSEVTLSKAADGNQRIQQAVTGMHKASRTVQDTASIILKLNEHSQQIGNIMQVITAISNQTNLLSLNAGIEASRAGEHGKGFAVVAQEIRKLADQTKKSAEQVGGLITEIQRYSTEAVMSVENGVTDMEKGTQWVLQAGGAFSDILEKIRLVDEQVLEVSAASEQMAASSEQVNAAIEELSGIARVASANAQHVAAGSEEQLALMQEIASSAEALQHSMRELSELVARFNVQ, from the coding sequence ATGTTCAAGAGTATTCGAGCCAAAACGTTACTTCTGTTCTTACCTGTTGTCATGATCGTGTTAACTGCTGTGGTAGGGGCTTCTTACTTGTATGCAAGTCGCATTATTTCGCAGCAAAGCGAGGTCGCTATGGAGGAGCAGCTTCACCGCATCGCGTCAGATGTAGAGGGACGGATGATGGTTCATCAGAAGCTATCTGAGGTGATGGCGCGTATTCTAACAGACACGCATAAGAAGCTGGATCTGCAAGACTACGAGTCGATGTTCAAACGCGGACTCGAAGCGAATCCGGATGCGTTCGGGCTGGGTGTGTTTTTGGAGGCTAATGCCTATCAGGCCAAGACCAAATATTTCTCCACGTATTCGTTCCGTGATAAGAACGGGATACAGTCTACGGATGAGTATAACGATCCGGCGTTCGATTACTTGAATCAGGCGTGGTATAAGATTGCAGTGAATCAGAAGGTTACGCAGTTCACCGACATCTTCTATGATGAGGTGTCCAAGGTGACGATGGCGACGGCTGCTTCGCCTGTATATGACACGCAGAGTAAGTTCATTGGAGTGACGACGGTCGATATGGATTTGACCACCTTACAGAAGATGATATCGGATGTGAAGGTAGGCAGCAGCGGCTGGGCCTTCATGATTGCCAAGGATGGACTCTATGTCGCAGGACCTGATCAAGATCGTGTCATGAAGGTCAAGTTGCAGGAGGATGCGAACCCCGAGCTTGCCGAGATGGCTAGGAAGATGCTCGCTGATAAGAAAGGAACTGCCAAGTATATCAGCGAAGCGGGCGTTCAGCATGTAGCGTATCAAGAAATACGTGGTACGGGCTGGATTATCGCCACCGTGTTGCCGAATCACGAAATGATGGCTCCTGTATACAGCTTAATCCGTAACCTCCTCTGGATCGGAGTGGCGGGCGTTGTCCTTATTTCGATCACGATCTGGTGGTATGTGCACAGGCTGAACCTTCATATTCGCAAGCTTCATCAGCTCTCCGAACGACTCGCTTGCGGAGACTTTACGCATCATATCCAGGTCACGACTCGTGACGAGTTCGGTCAGATGGCCGAGCACTTCAACCGGACGACCGATAACCTGCGCACCATGATCATGACGGTATCCGAGCACACCGCCACGGTGGCGGCGACTTCGGATCAGCTGGCTGCGAGCGCAGAGCAGACAGGTGAAGTAGCGGAGACAATTGCTGTGAATGCGCAGGAGGTATCAGCAGGCGCGGAGACGCAGATGAATGCAAGTGAAGAGAGCTCGAGGGCGATGGAAGAGCTGTCTGTAGGCATTCAGCGTATCGCAGAGTCGTCGACGATTGCCAGGAGCTACTCGGAAGTAACGCTTAGTAAGGCAGCTGACGGCAACCAGAGAATTCAACAAGCGGTGACTGGCATGCATAAGGCGAGTCGTACCGTCCAAGATACGGCGAGCATTATATTGAAGCTGAACGAGCATTCCCAGCAGATCGGCAACATTATGCAGGTCATTACGGCCATTAGCAACCAGACGAATCTGCTGTCCTTGAATGCGGGCATCGAGGCTTCGCGCGCCGGCGAGCATGGCAAGGGCTTCGCAGTGGTCGCGCAAGAGATTCGGAAGCTCGCCGATCAGACGAAGAAGTCAGCGGAGCAAGTGGGCGGGCTGATTACAGAGATTCAGCGTTATTCGACTGAGGCTGTGATGAGTGTGGAGAATGGCGTAACGGATATGGAGAAGGGGACGCAGTGGGTGCTTCAGGCAGGGGGTGCTTTCAGCGACATACTGGAGAAGATTCGTCTTGTAGATGAGCAGGTGCTGGAGGTATCTGCGGCTTCTGAACAAATGGCGGCCAGCTCCGAGCAGGTGAATGCGGCCATTGAGGAGCTTTCTGGAATCGCTAGAGTGGCTTCTGCTAACGCTCAGCATGTAGCGGCGGGAAGTGAAGAGCAGCTTGCCTTGATGCAGGAAATTGCGTCCTCGGCAGAAGCGCTGCAGCACTCGATGCGGGAGCTTTCCGAACTCGTCGCGCGCTTTAACGTACAATAA
- a CDS encoding GldG family protein, translating into MNKWIRGTNATVLSLAVIGIAIVLTIFMNSLKGMQVDLTENSKFTLTDQTKSTLAALDKDVRILSFTTTETNPYMKREVVELVQAYKKHSGRLVLEEYDPVQQPAVARQYEVDPGGTLVIESGGQKKTIYFYDMFLPSQQNAQGYSFSGEEKLTQALVNLNVKEKRKLYFLTGHNEIPLAQMSLWRSGLEEANYEVKELNLLREGAIPDDAEVLAIIGPETDLTDQEAELVKTFLAGDQAKLYLALGFNPDMKTKWKNIDALMAAYGITDQHAIAIEPKQGVFNDPLSIVPEYSGHEITRKLQEYNLLTVMTLAVTLKSDQPSSDYSATPILTTTNQAYGETNLQALASQGSSKKEASDVQGPLQLGYVVENKESKPKAVVLGGSTFLLDRYIQQQGNRDFALNSVGWLQEQQDQVTIRPREGDKLTTATVTGEQGYMIFLGTVVLFPLFFLLVGGVIWWRRRTG; encoded by the coding sequence GTGAATAAGTGGATTCGCGGCACGAATGCGACGGTGCTGTCGCTCGCGGTGATCGGCATTGCGATCGTGCTTACGATATTTATGAACTCATTGAAGGGGATGCAGGTCGATCTGACGGAGAACAGCAAGTTCACGCTGACCGATCAGACGAAATCGACGCTCGCAGCGCTCGATAAGGACGTGCGTATCTTGTCCTTCACGACGACGGAGACGAACCCGTATATGAAGCGGGAGGTCGTCGAGCTCGTGCAGGCGTACAAGAAGCATAGCGGTCGTCTTGTGCTGGAGGAATATGATCCGGTGCAGCAGCCTGCGGTGGCGCGGCAATACGAGGTCGATCCAGGCGGAACGCTCGTCATTGAGAGCGGCGGACAGAAGAAGACGATCTACTTCTATGACATGTTTCTCCCGAGTCAACAGAATGCACAAGGCTACAGCTTCAGCGGAGAAGAGAAGCTGACGCAGGCGCTCGTGAACCTGAACGTGAAGGAGAAGCGCAAGCTGTATTTCTTAACTGGTCATAACGAAATTCCGCTCGCTCAGATGAGTCTGTGGCGCAGCGGCCTAGAGGAAGCCAATTACGAGGTGAAGGAGCTGAACCTGCTGCGGGAGGGTGCGATTCCCGATGATGCTGAGGTGCTCGCCATCATCGGCCCGGAGACGGACTTGACCGATCAGGAGGCGGAGCTCGTCAAGACGTTCCTCGCGGGGGATCAGGCGAAGCTGTACTTGGCGCTCGGCTTCAACCCGGATATGAAGACGAAGTGGAAGAACATCGACGCGCTGATGGCGGCGTACGGCATTACCGACCAGCACGCCATCGCGATCGAGCCGAAGCAGGGCGTGTTCAACGATCCGCTCAGCATCGTGCCGGAATACAGCGGTCATGAGATTACGCGCAAGCTGCAGGAGTACAACCTGCTGACCGTGATGACGCTAGCGGTGACGCTGAAGTCGGACCAGCCGAGCAGCGATTACTCCGCTACCCCGATCTTAACGACGACGAACCAGGCGTATGGCGAGACGAATCTGCAAGCGCTGGCGTCGCAAGGGTCGAGCAAGAAGGAAGCGAGCGACGTCCAAGGTCCGCTCCAGCTCGGCTATGTCGTGGAGAACAAGGAGAGCAAGCCGAAGGCGGTCGTGCTTGGCGGCTCGACGTTCCTGCTCGATCGATACATTCAGCAGCAGGGTAACCGCGACTTCGCGCTCAACAGCGTCGGCTGGCTGCAGGAGCAGCAGGATCAGGTGACGATTCGTCCGCGCGAGGGCGACAAGTTGACGACAGCGACGGTGACAGGTGAGCAAGGGTATATGATTTTCCTCGGGACGGTCGTGCTGTTCCCGCTGTTCTTCCTGCTCGTCGGCGGCGTGATCTGGTGGAGGAGGAGAACAGGATGA
- a CDS encoding IS4 family transposase yields the protein MDKDTLFSAFGKWVAPINPNIIPNWQSTTTLDRYVKKLDTLVFLYIFIEAQLEKRKGLRSIMRKLEHDEEFQKQLGIASISASQLSRKNNQLDPEVLQAILCNLITQLHRDARPISGRIGTVKIIDSSTISVCLQRYKWATFRKTKAGVKLHLRVAFADPDHVYPDKAVVTPARPADRSQMDVLIDESDVTYLMDRGYLDYGKYDSYCERGIRFVSRLKDNAVVEEVEELSVNTDSDIIRDVKVVLGKAHKRMQHPLRMIVTTDGRGNEVRIITNRFDLTAEELGDLYRSRWQIEMFFRWVKQNLKLTCFYGDSENAVMNQIWICLIAYCLLLLMKLELGTSRTLTELIEALKELMWQPWLRMVAAVERKPSRTSRGRQKKQKDQ from the coding sequence ATGGACAAGGATACACTATTTTCTGCATTTGGTAAATGGGTTGCACCAATAAATCCAAACATCATCCCGAATTGGCAAAGCACGACTACGCTCGACCGTTATGTGAAAAAGCTCGACACCTTAGTCTTTCTGTACATCTTCATCGAAGCACAGTTAGAGAAGCGAAAGGGTCTTCGTTCCATCATGCGAAAGCTGGAGCACGACGAGGAATTTCAAAAGCAACTCGGCATTGCTTCGATCAGTGCATCCCAGTTGTCCCGTAAAAATAATCAACTGGACCCAGAAGTACTTCAAGCCATCCTTTGTAATCTCATTACACAGTTGCATCGAGATGCTAGGCCGATATCAGGGCGCATCGGAACGGTCAAGATTATAGACTCTTCTACGATCAGCGTTTGCCTACAGCGGTATAAATGGGCGACTTTCCGAAAAACGAAAGCAGGCGTGAAACTGCACCTGCGAGTGGCATTTGCTGACCCCGACCATGTTTATCCGGATAAGGCAGTGGTTACGCCTGCAAGGCCCGCAGACCGCAGCCAAATGGACGTCCTGATCGATGAGTCGGACGTCACGTATCTGATGGACCGCGGGTATCTGGACTACGGCAAATACGACAGTTACTGCGAGCGTGGCATTCGATTCGTATCACGATTAAAGGACAATGCTGTTGTCGAAGAAGTGGAAGAACTTTCGGTGAACACAGATTCAGACATCATCCGCGATGTCAAAGTCGTGCTAGGCAAAGCTCACAAGCGCATGCAGCACCCCCTTCGTATGATCGTCACCACAGACGGTCGCGGTAATGAGGTCCGTATCATTACGAATCGGTTCGACCTGACGGCAGAAGAGCTTGGTGACCTGTATCGTAGCCGCTGGCAGATCGAGATGTTCTTCCGGTGGGTCAAGCAGAACCTGAAGCTAACCTGTTTTTACGGTGACAGCGAGAACGCAGTGATGAATCAGATTTGGATCTGTTTAATTGCATACTGCTTGCTGCTGCTTATGAAGCTAGAACTGGGAACGAGTCGAACGTTAACGGAACTCATTGAGGCTTTGAAAGAACTCATGTGGCAACCGTGGCTGAGGATGGTCGCAGCAGTAGAGCGAAAACCAAGTCGAACTTCGAGAGGGCGACAGAAGAAACAGAAAGACCAGTAA
- a CDS encoding spore coat protein, which translates to MYAQQQSTMINTSNQTQGQGAHLHLNEKDVANLVLSELKRSAREYTTAALEASHPAIRQMFTQLCQKTLQDQAELYTVLSQMQGYGQIRMATQQEIQQELQQQIRKAEQLQVTVQQALRTVFAGASTYQTSQQHSSAPQGGYAQHGYQPSYAAAGQGQAGYGGQHISSSTINPYGQNQQQAASTAYSPSTKLSGYTVTPQQSSYGYGPSSAQVQSFDNDFSVKSSVSGTDSQDFQDYYAGKSSNDYTSGGKYSTQGQTQESYTSKNQQDQNYSKSGYGTSGYSTAGYGNVNYGVSGYSTTASRQQGTSYSYPSSTSSDVTGSGSSVSTSSVQSKSQTSGTQSGNSGTYVF; encoded by the coding sequence ATGTATGCACAACAACAATCGACAATGATCAATACGAGCAACCAGACCCAAGGTCAAGGCGCGCACCTGCACTTGAACGAGAAGGATGTCGCGAATCTCGTCCTGTCCGAGCTGAAGCGTTCGGCACGTGAGTACACGACGGCAGCGCTGGAAGCTTCCCACCCGGCTATTCGCCAAATGTTCACGCAGCTGTGCCAGAAGACGCTGCAGGATCAAGCTGAGCTGTACACCGTTCTGTCTCAGATGCAAGGCTACGGTCAGATTCGTATGGCGACGCAGCAAGAAATTCAGCAGGAGCTGCAGCAGCAGATCCGCAAGGCCGAGCAGCTGCAAGTGACGGTGCAGCAAGCGCTGCGCACGGTGTTCGCAGGCGCCAGCACGTACCAGACGTCCCAGCAGCATTCGTCAGCTCCGCAAGGAGGCTACGCGCAGCATGGCTACCAGCCTAGCTATGCGGCAGCAGGTCAAGGTCAGGCAGGCTACGGCGGCCAGCACATCTCGTCTTCGACGATCAACCCGTACGGACAGAATCAGCAGCAGGCAGCAAGCACCGCTTACAGCCCGAGCACAAAGTTGTCTGGCTACACCGTGACGCCTCAGCAGAGCAGCTACGGCTATGGCCCATCGTCGGCTCAAGTTCAGTCGTTCGATAACGACTTCAGCGTGAAGTCGTCTGTATCCGGTACGGACAGCCAAGACTTTCAGGACTACTACGCGGGCAAGTCGTCCAACGATTACACGAGCGGCGGCAAGTACAGCACCCAAGGTCAGACGCAAGAGAGCTACACAAGCAAGAACCAGCAAGACCAGAACTACTCCAAGTCGGGCTACGGCACATCCGGCTATAGCACAGCGGGCTATGGCAACGTCAACTACGGCGTATCCGGCTACAGCACGACAGCGTCGCGCCAGCAAGGTACAAGCTACTCGTATCCAAGCAGCACATCGTCTGATGTGACCGGCTCTGGCAGCAGCGTGAGCACGTCCTCTGTCCAGTCGAAGTCCCAGACTTCAGGCACTCAGTCCGGCAACAGCGGCACCTACGTATTTTAA